Within the Emticicia oligotrophica DSM 17448 genome, the region CTTTAAAGCCATCGCCTAAATCTGAAAATTCTTCAAGTGTTTGTAATCGTTTTCTAGAATCTTTGGATAGAACAGAAATTGGTGGTGTTAATAAATAGCAAAATGCTTTTCGATTCGAACGTCCTACCCTACCACGCATCTGGTGTAAGTCAGACATTCCAAAATTTTGAGCTTGATTAATAATGATTGTATTAGCATTTGAAATATCAAGACCAGATTCTATGATATTGGTTGAAACAAGAATATCATAATCACCTTCTATAAATTTCATCATTACTTTTTCTAGTTTATCACCATCCATTTGGCCATGGGCGATACCTATTTTAGCGTCTGGAACAAGACGCAAAATGATATTAGCAATAGACTCAATATCATTTACTCTATTATGTACAAAGAAAACTTGTCCCCCTCTTTTCAGTTCATAACTAATCGCATCACGAATAAACTCCTCTTTAAAAACATGTACTTCAGTTGTAACTGGTTGGCGATTTGGTGGAGGGGTAGAGATGATAGAAAGGTCTCGAGCACCCAAAAGAGAAAAATGAAGTGTACGTGGTATTGGGGTTGCAGTCAGCGTTAAAACATCCACGTTATGCTTAATTTCTTTTAGACGGTCTTTGGCTTTAACTCCAAACTTTTGTTCTTCGTCAATAATTAATAAACCTAGATTTTTAAATTCTATATCTTTATTTAGAATTCTGTGAGTTCCAACAAGAATATCTGTTTTTCCCTCCTTTACGTTTTTAAGTGTTTGACTTATTTCTTTCGCAGATTTGAATCTACTAATTTCTTCAATATTAACAGGGAATTTAGAAAGACGTTCTTTAAAAGTTCGGGTATGCTGCATTGCCAATACAGTAGTTGGAACCAATACCGCTACTTGTTTGCTATCTGCAACAGATTTAAAAGCAGCTCTTATGGCGATTTCAGTTTTTCCAAAACCAACGTCACCACAAACAAGGCGGTCCATTGGATGTGGTTTTTCCATATCATCTTTTACATCAGCGGTAGCTTTGGCTTGGTCAGGTGTATCTTCATATAAAAATGAAGATTCGAGTTCAGCCTGCATAAAACCATCTTTCGAAAATTGAAAACCAGGGGCAAGGCGTCGTTTTGCATAGAGGGAAATAAGCTCTTTGGCTATATCTTTTACTTGCCGTTTAACTTTTGATTTTTTATTTTCCCACTCACCTGAACCTAACTTACTCATGGTTGGTGGAGAACCTTCCTTACCTGAATATTTCGCAATTTTATGTAAAGAATGTATATTTACGAGAAGAATGTCATTGTCTCGATAAATTAGTCTAACAGCCTCTTGCTCTTTATCTCCAACCATTACTTTTTCCAAGCCCACAAATCTGCCAATGCCATAATCAATGTGAGTGACGAAATCACCAGTTTGCAAGGCTCTTAACTCTTTTAAAGTTAGAGCTTTCGATTTGCTAAATTTATCTCTTACCTTGAAACGATGATATCGGTCAAATATTTGGTGGTCGGTATAACAAGCAATTTTTGTAAGTTCATCAATAAAGCCACCTCTCAAGGAAATTTCTAAAGCTTGAAATTTAACGAAAGGGTCTATTTCTTCAAAAATTGATTCGAGACGATTTAATTGTTTTAATGAATCGGAAGCAATAAGTGTGGTAATGTTGATTGATTGATTCTCTTTGACATTATCAATCAACTTTTTAAAGTCCTTATTGAAAGAAGGTTGAGTTTTAGAAGGATAAATTATTTTTTCAGTTTCTTTGAAATAGGATTTGGTTCCAAATTCAATAATGCTAAACTTTTTTATTTCATTTAGATAAGTTCTTCGAGTTTCAAATAATTCTTCTGGTTTTAATATAACCTTTATTCCTCCGCTCTGCTCAATTATTTTTTGAAATTGTTGTTCTACATTGTTAAAACAATCTTCAATACACTCTAACGAATATTCTACGTCTTTTATCCATATTGTACTTTGATTACGAATAAAATTAAAGAAAGATTCGCGAGTTTCTTCAATTAACTTATTCTGAACATCGGGAATAATATTAATTTGATTGACACTCTGTTGTGAAAGCTGACTTTCGGGGTTAAATAATCGAAGGCTATCAATTTCATCTCCAAATAATTCTATGCGACATGGAAATTCAGATGCGTATGAAAAAATATCCACGATTCCACCTCTCACCGAAAATTGACCAGGTTCATAAACAAAATCGGCCTTTTCAAAATCGTAAGAAATCAATAGTTCAGATATAAATTCAATATCTAACTTGTCTCCTATCTTTATTTGTAGGGTATTTGCAATTAAAGATTTTTTATTAATTACCTTTTCTGAAAGAGCCTCGGGGTAGGTTACAATAAGTAAGTTCGCCTTATCATTGTTCAATTGATTCAAAACTTCTGCTCTTTGTAGTACATTGGCATTATCAATTTCTTCATAAAGATAAGGCTTTTTGTAGGACATTGGGAAAAGAAAAACATTTTCCTCGTCAAGCAAATTTTGTAAATCATTGTAGAAATAAGCGGCATCTTCTTTATCGTTTAAAATAAAGATATTATGCTGGGGGTTTACTTGATAGTTTACTGAAGCAATAACTGAATCTAAACTACCTGATAAACCTTTTATATAGACGTTTTTTTTTGATTTTATTTCATCAAGAAGTGTTTTAATAAAACTATCTTCTTGATAAATTTTTAATAATTCGAAAGCCTTCACAATATAACACTTTTATAAATACAAAAGGGACGCAGGGTAATAACTGCGTCCTATCAAATAACTCACAAAGTTAAATAAGTCCGTTCAATTTGTTGTCAAACTTTAAAAAAATGAACATGTTTAATATAATTATTCGTATAAAAATTATAATTTAGTAGTTATACGAATTCAAATAGAATCTTGCTGTTTTATTGTATCAATCAGTGAAAATAAAAATTCTTGTCTTGCTAAATCAGATTTTGGAAATTCAATATCTAATGACATTAATTTGTGGACTAAAATATTGGCTACGATGAGACGCATATTTTTCTTATCATCGGCCGGAATTATATACCAAGGACAATCTTTACTAGATGTGTCATTGATGGCATCTTCATAAGCATTTTGATAATCATCCCAAAATTCCCTTTCCTTTACATCTTGTTCTTCGAATTTCCAGTTTTTGGTTGGGTCTTTAATTCTTTCAATTAATCTTTCAGATTGCTCTTTTTTTGAAACATGTAAGAAAAACTTCACTACATGAATACCATTGCGATTAAGGTATTTTTCTAAATTAGAAATATCTTCATATCTATTCTTCCATACATCGCTTAAATCTTTGGTATATTCTGATGGAATACGTTGATTTTTTAGAAGTATTTCAGGGTGAGCTTTAACAACTAAGACTTCTTCATAGTAAGAACGATTAAAGACAGTAATTGTTCCTCGTTCTGGTAACTGCAAATTAGTTCGCCATAAAAAATCATGGTCAAGTTCAGTTTCAGATGGACGCTTGAAAGAATAAAAACGCATACCCTGTGGGTTTACTCCTGAGAATACTGCCTTTAAAGTTCCGTCTTTTCCGGCAGCATCCATAGCTTGGAATATCACAAGCAAACCATATTTGTTATGAGCATACATCATTTCTTGTAGGGAGTCTAGTTCAGCCTGTAAAGATTTCAATGCATTTTCATAATCTTCTTTATCTTCGTAATAATCACTAACTTTGGTCGCAGCTTTCTTAATTGAAAACTTTCCTTTACCATCAAACCTAAAATGGTCAATATCTATTTTCTTCATTGGGAATAGAAACGTTTGTTTGGAAGTAGAATAATGGTTTGTTTGAAAATTTGAGAGCTAAGAAACATAACCCAAAAGTAAATTGTTAAGATGAAAAATGTATTTTCATTATTAGGGCTAATACTGTCTGTTATTTCAGTAAATGCTCAAACGGATAAAAACAAAGTTAATAAAATGAATCAAGAAAATGTTAATTCGGTAAATAGTACATTTCCAAAAGTAGGTGTGGCAACATTCGGAGCTGGATGTTTCTGGTGTGTAGAAGCAATGTTTCAGAAACTTAATGGTGTTGAAAAAGTTGAATCAGGGTATATGGGTGGAACGGTGAAAAACCCAACCTATAAACAAGTTTGTACTGGAGAAACGGGGCATGCAGAGGTAATACACATTACTTATAATCCAAATATTGTTTCCTATGAAGAGTTGCTCGAAGTATTTTGGAAAGTTCATGACCCAACCACTTTGAACAGACAAGGTGCAGATGTTGGCACACAATATCGTTCGGTGGTATTTTTTCATGATGAAAACCAACAAACAATTGCAGAAAAATTAAAAAAAGATTTAGATTCTTCAGGAGCGTTTGACGCCCCAATCGTGACTTCAATTGAACCTGCTGGTGTGTTTTATATCGCAGAAGATTATCACCAAGATTATTATAATTTGTTAGGTGGTACGAACTCTTATTGTCAAATGGTTGTGAAGCCCAAGATTGAGAAATTCAAAAAAGTCTTTAGTGATAAAATTAAGCACTAATAAATATCAAAAATGAATATGAGGTGTAAGGCGACTTACACCTTTTTTGTTTGCAAGCATTTGATCAAACTTCAAGATTGACCGTTAAGTAAATTTTTTCGACATTTTAAGAATCTAAAAAAGCTACGAATTATATTTTTATGTTCATTTGCGACTCGTGGTTCAAGATTTATTAAATACAATGTCAATTTGAAATATCTTCAATAGTTCTTTGTAAATCAATTAAAAATTTTAAACTTGTAATTAATAATAATTATTTAACTATTAAACTATTTGTTCTTATGAAAAAACTAATCCTCTTCCTCTCGGCAATTATTTTCTTAGCTTCATGCCAAAAGAAAGAATATGCATCTTTTCAAAAAAGCCAAAGCCCAACTTATGCAGTAGCTAAAAAACAAGCTGTTGTTGCTCCATCAGCAGAAGTTGCAGTCGTAGAAGAAGCTACAGTTTCAATGGTTGCTCCAACAGAAACCACTCTTTCAGCAGATAATTCTGTTGAGGTATCTTCTTTAAACACAGAAGCTACTACTGCTCCAGCCATTTCTGAAAGCCAAGCTATGACTTTCAATGAAAAAGCTGTTAGTGCAGAATTTGAGAAATTAGCTAAGTTAGAAGAGTATGTTAATGCTCACGAAGGCACTACTATTGAAGATGTTAAAGAAACAGAATTAACAAAAGATTTAAACTTAGATACAAACGTTACTAATGCAGTTGCAGCTAGTGAATTACCATTGGGTATCCCAGCTTTCTGGTGGGGTTGCGTACTTGGTTTATTAGGTGTGTTGGCAGTATATTTAATTACAGATAAAGATAAAGAGCAAACTAAAAAAGCACTTTATGGATGTTTAGCATGGACTGTCCTTTGGGTTGTTTACTACTTTGTTGTATTAGCAGCTGTAAGATAATAAAACATTATTTTTACTGGAAGATAGCCCAATTCGGAAGATTGGGCTATTTTGTTTCTTTACAAATACCTTAGCATGAAAAAAATATTATTTCTATTACTTTTTGGATTATTTGCTACAACATCGCAAGCTCAACAGTTTTATCGAATCAAAGCAGACGTTTCTATCAAAGATAAACTTTCAAATGGTTCTTACAGACTCACAGTTGGAAAGGCATATTATGATAAAACTTCTTTAAAAATTGTTTATAAGCTTTCTTTTCCTCAAAAAGAAACAATAATTATTAAAGACACTACTTTATATAAAATAACAAAAGATAGTGTACTAGTTCAATCAATTTTAGCGTCAAATGAATTTTCAATTTTTCATTTATCTCTTTCAGGAAAATTAGCTGATTATGGTTTAAATTCAGGAAATGTGGCTAGAATATATAAAATTTCAAAAGTTGAAAAAGATAAGGAAGGTAGGGTAATTACAACTTGGAGTGTCATAGAGAAAAAGCTGATGAATACTTTAGGTAAAATAAAGATGGCAAATGTAAATAAACGCTTAGATGCCATAGCGTTCTATGATGCCAAAGATAAATTACTCAGTCAGCAATTTTTTAAGGAATACGAAAACTTTAATGGGGTTGAATTTCCTAAACAGGTCACGCAAATATCTTTTAATTCAGATGGCACGCAGAATATTCAACAAACGACTTATAAAAATATTATCATAGACCAAGAAAATGAAAACGAAGTTTACAATTATCCTATTCCTACTGTTGGCTCAAAGCAACCTAATAAAAGCCCAAAGTAAGGAAGAAGTAAATGCACTGAGAGGCGTTATTCAGACTGCTCAAAAGAAGACTTATAAAGAGGCCAAAGGAAATAAAAATGAAGTACAATACTTATTTTCAGGGTTATTTCTTTTTTATAAAACCTTCTTTTCTTCACAAGACCTAACAGTGTGTACCTTTACGCCCTCTTGTTCAGAATTTGGTATTTTAGCCGTCAAAAAAAGTGGATTAGTTATGGGAGGGATAAAAACTATGGACAGGCTTACACGCTGCAACGGACTAAGTCCAGAAAAATATGAAATTGATTACAAGGCTAAGCTTTTGATAGATAAACCCTAATAATGAGAAATATACTTTTAATACTTTTAATAATAATAAAATTCGAAGTAATGTATGCTCAAGATTTATACGACTTCGAAAACTCAAAAAAATTTGCTGAGTATTTAGCTAAATCGGGTCAATATGATTTAGCCACGCGTGAATACGAACGTTTATCATTTATGAAGCCGACCAATGATACACTAAAGGCTTCTCTCCTATCAATGTATCGTCGTGCTGGAAAATATGATGAAGCTTTAAGTAGAGGCAAACAGCTGTATCCTGATTTGCAAACAATGAATAGTTGGTCAGCTATCGAATATGGAAGAGTATTACTACTGAAATCTGAATTTAATAGTGCAAAAAACTTTTGGGAAGCCAATCAAAACTTAAGTTCTCCCGATAAAATTATTCTTTCAGCAACTTCTGAAATATTACAAGATAACTATAAAAATGCACGACATATATTAGCGAATATCAAACCCGAAGAACACAAACTCGCGGCTAATTATAAAGACCTAACCGAACAAGCCTTTAGTATTCGAAGAAAAAGTCCAGCGGTGGCAGGAATTATGTCGGCCATTATTCCTGGAACAGGCCGTATGTATGTGAAAGATTGGAAAGACGGAATTGTTTCAATGGTTTTTGTTAGTACAATGGCGTTTCAGGCATATCGTGGTTTTAATAAAAATGGCATAAATAGTACTAGGGGCTGGATTTATGGGGGTATCGGATTGGGCTTTTATTTAGGGAATATTTATGGTTCTGTTGCTTCTGCAAAAGGATATAATAAGAAAACCCATTTAAGTGTTCGAAACAAAATAGATAACCTTTTCAATACTTATTTTTAAGTAAATATGCGGCAAATATTATTAATACTTTTAATACTTTCTTTTAGTTTTGTTTACTCACAAGACATTAAACAAACGTTCGATTTTGCTAATGAACTTTACAACAAAAAAGACTATGAAGGGGCGAGTATTTCATACAGAAGGGTAATTTATTTTGATAAAGCAGACCAATATAGAAAAGACTGCTATAAAAATATTGCTGATTGTTTATACGAAACACAGCAATTTGAAGAAGCTGCCGATTATTACGAATTGGCTTTTTTTCAACAAAAAAGTGATAGTTCAAAAGCAGAAGTAATTTTCAGAAAGCTTTCGTGTTTTCTTATACTCAATAGTTTTGATTACGCAGAAATTGAGTTATTGAGCTTACCCTCAAATCTAACACCAAAACAAGCTCAAAGAAAGATGTTCTACTCGGCTGTATTAAACTTTTCGATTGAAAAATATGACTTGGCAAAATCACAATTTTTGTCTCTTATTGATTCAACCAACAAGGAAACAAAAGAGAAAATAGAACAACTATTTACTAAAAATGAAAAGATAAATCAGCTAAGTCCAAGAAAAGCAAAAATAATGAGTATGTTGATTCCCGGCTTAGGACAATTTTATGCTGGAGATTTGAAAAATGGATTTAATTCGATGGTATTAACGGTAGGTATTGCTACGCTAGGAATTGCAACCGCAGTAAAGAGTACAAGTCCGTTTGATGTATTAGTAACAGCGGCACCGTGGTTTCAGAGGTATTATATGGGTGGCTATAAAAAGGCTGAGCAGATAGCAATTAATGAAAAGAAACGCCGCAGGTCAAAAGTATATAATCAAATACTAAATGAACTAAGTTATTAGTGATTAGTATGATAAAACGTAAATTTCACACTTTAAATAAAATCAGTAAATTAAATTTATTTCACATGAAAAAAAACCTTTCTTTTCTATTGTTAGTCACTTGTTTATTCTTATTCAGAAATACGAGTGCCCAGTCTTTTACAAAAGGACAGAAAAACTTCAGTGTTGGAGTTGGTGTAGGTTATGGATTAGGTGCTACCGCAGCGGTTGATTATGGTATTACGGATATGGTAAGTATCGGAGTTGTTGGCGGATATTCATCAAGAAACTATGGATACATACTTTCAAACTATCGTGTAAACTATATCGGGCTTGCGGGTAGAGCAGCTATTCACTTCGGAAAATACTTAAAGGAAATAGGTATTAATGAGGCAAAATTAGACCCGTATGTAGGTGTAGTAGGAGGATTCAGAATGGTAAATTACAGCGATGCCTATTCTTCATATTATAATGGTAGAAACGCAGGAATAATTTTAGGTGGTATTCTGGGTGCAAGGTATTACTTGAAAGAAAAAGTGGCGTTATATGCAGAAGCGGGCGTACCATACAGTACGATTGGGCTTTCTGTGAAATTCTAAAAAAAGCCTTGTAAAAAAAGAAAGGTGAGCTTTGGCTCACCTTTCTTTTTTATAACTCTTTAATTTTAATACTCTTGAAAGAAACCATATCACCGTGGTCTTGAAGAGCAATCTTTCCTTTAGCGTGAGCCTTTGCAAAATCCCAACTTGCAAATTTACTCTTAGCAACCATCACTTGCCAATCAGTACTGCCATATTCATATTCAACCATTTTTTTTCCATTTAACCAATGTTCAACGTGGTTATCTTTAACAATGATTTTCCCCTTATTCCACTCTCCTGCTGGCTTCACTACACTAAGGTCTGCCGGTGGTTGCATATCATAATTTGCTGCTGTTTTTTGAACATCCTTAATGGGTGAAGGATAATTCTTATCATCAATAATTTGATATTCGGGCCCTGACATATAAGAAGCTTTTGCTTCTGGTGTTTCTATTACTTTGTAAATAATTCCACTATTACCCTTTGGAGCGACCTTAAATTCGAAAGTAAGTTCAAAGTCTTCATATTCTTTATCAGAAACTAAGTCTCCACTCCCACCGTGAGTCATCAAAATACCATTCATGACGTGCCATCCTTTTACTGAAGTTTCGTGCCAAGAATGCCAACCATTAGTTGTCTTACCATCAAATAAATTAACTGTTTTGTCTTTTTGTCCATAGACAAAAGAACTGCACGCAAAAAGTGCCAAAATTATTACTTTTTTCATTTTGAGAGGATTGAATTTAAAAAATAAAAGAAAACGTTGATGAACGTTTAAATATTTTAAAATTAACAAGATGAAACGTAATAAGCAAAGAAATAATGAGACTTAAAGTAAAGAATAGCCTGAACAATTATTTTTGAGAAATACGAGAAATAGGGTTTTCTTCGATAATCTTTAGCATTAATATAGTTCGAGCACTACCAATAGAAATAGCAGTAGTTGGTGAAGTAAAAACAGTTTCGTAGATATTAAATGCTTTATTGAGTTTTTCTCCAAATACCTTGTAGTTACCAGCTTTATCACCAAGAACGATTTGTCCATTACAAGCTGAGTAAATTTCGTATTTTTCGTTAGTTACACGACCCCAAAGTAAACCCGAATGAGGAAGTTCGAGCTTTTGATTTTTATGATGAATACGGCCTTTTTTACCCATCCATCCACCCATGGCAATAAAGTCTTCAGTATTTTCAAATTGAATTTCATGAAAAATACTATTACCAATTTTTTGCCTTCTCTCCCATTTCTCATTTTCTAAAGCAAAAAGATGCGTTTTATTTGGGGTGTACATTAGGGCATAAACTTTATGGTCAAGCACATTGTACTTAACGCACCAAACCATTTTAAAAGCATTTTTATAGACTTGAGTCCATGTTTTACCTTTATCAGTAGTTTTAAGAATAAAGCCGAAGGGAACAGTCTTTTTAGAATGAGCAATGGCAGATTTACCACCGCATATATAAGCAGTAGAATCGTTGACTACAGTAAGATTATAAAAACAAGATTTTTCAAAACCTTTAATTTTAATGGTTTCCCAAGTATTAGAATTAAGATTATGTTTGTAAACAATGCCTTTATCACCACTAATTATTAAATTATTTTTATCGAAGTAGTCTAATTTATAAATATCAACCTGTAAATTAGGGTAGCTGATATTATTCAAATTGCCTTCGGAGTCAATGGTCTTTAAGGTACCATATTTACCTCCAATCCAAAATTTATCTCCTACTGGTATAATGTCGTAATAAGAAGAGTCTGAGTATGAGACTCCCTGTTGCAATACCTGAATACTAACCCTCTGAGAGTAAGATGTACTTAAGGTTAATGAAAGAAGTAGGCAAAAAATTATTTTATATAAAAACTTCACCAAATGGTAGTTTCGTTTGACGCCCCGAAATAGCGTTTGAGTTGAATTCAAATTAAAACAAAAATATGTAGTTGAAATCAAAAATTCAAATCATTTTCGAAGCACGAAGAAGAAATTGGGGGGAATTTTAAGATTTTATCTCAAGAATTTCACAAGCACGACGTGCAGCTTCTTGTTCTGCTTTTTTCTTGTTCCATCCACCACCTTTACTCACAGCTTCGCCGTCAACTGAAACCTGAGCAACGAACTCTTTATGGTGGTGTTTTCCATTTTCTTGGATAATCTCAA harbors:
- the mfd gene encoding transcription-repair coupling factor, coding for MKAFELLKIYQEDSFIKTLLDEIKSKKNVYIKGLSGSLDSVIASVNYQVNPQHNIFILNDKEDAAYFYNDLQNLLDEENVFLFPMSYKKPYLYEEIDNANVLQRAEVLNQLNNDKANLLIVTYPEALSEKVINKKSLIANTLQIKIGDKLDIEFISELLISYDFEKADFVYEPGQFSVRGGIVDIFSYASEFPCRIELFGDEIDSLRLFNPESQLSQQSVNQINIIPDVQNKLIEETRESFFNFIRNQSTIWIKDVEYSLECIEDCFNNVEQQFQKIIEQSGGIKVILKPEELFETRRTYLNEIKKFSIIEFGTKSYFKETEKIIYPSKTQPSFNKDFKKLIDNVKENQSINITTLIASDSLKQLNRLESIFEEIDPFVKFQALEISLRGGFIDELTKIACYTDHQIFDRYHRFKVRDKFSKSKALTLKELRALQTGDFVTHIDYGIGRFVGLEKVMVGDKEQEAVRLIYRDNDILLVNIHSLHKIAKYSGKEGSPPTMSKLGSGEWENKKSKVKRQVKDIAKELISLYAKRRLAPGFQFSKDGFMQAELESSFLYEDTPDQAKATADVKDDMEKPHPMDRLVCGDVGFGKTEIAIRAAFKSVADSKQVAVLVPTTVLAMQHTRTFKERLSKFPVNIEEISRFKSAKEISQTLKNVKEGKTDILVGTHRILNKDIEFKNLGLLIIDEEQKFGVKAKDRLKEIKHNVDVLTLTATPIPRTLHFSLLGARDLSIISTPPPNRQPVTTEVHVFKEEFIRDAISYELKRGGQVFFVHNRVNDIESIANIILRLVPDAKIGIAHGQMDGDKLEKVMMKFIEGDYDILVSTNIIESGLDISNANTIIINQAQNFGMSDLHQMRGRVGRSNRKAFCYLLTPPISVLSKDSRKRLQTLEEFSDLGDGFKVSMRDLDIRGAGNLLGAEQSGFINDLGYETYHKILDEAVQELKENEFKDLFMKELGTPLDLKLPDCLIETDLQIIIPETYVGNISERLSLYNQLDNIEKEDELQEFHKSMIDRFGPMPEEVENLFKIARIRWKAEQIGFEKLTLKNNIAKGYFVSQERTEYFQTDKFGRILDYIKNNPKQCSLKEIKSKLILTVEKVQSIDELDNLLRGMVI
- a CDS encoding polyphosphate kinase 2 family protein — translated: MKKIDIDHFRFDGKGKFSIKKAATKVSDYYEDKEDYENALKSLQAELDSLQEMMYAHNKYGLLVIFQAMDAAGKDGTLKAVFSGVNPQGMRFYSFKRPSETELDHDFLWRTNLQLPERGTITVFNRSYYEEVLVVKAHPEILLKNQRIPSEYTKDLSDVWKNRYEDISNLEKYLNRNGIHVVKFFLHVSKKEQSERLIERIKDPTKNWKFEEQDVKEREFWDDYQNAYEDAINDTSSKDCPWYIIPADDKKNMRLIVANILVHKLMSLDIEFPKSDLARQEFLFSLIDTIKQQDSI
- the msrA gene encoding peptide-methionine (S)-S-oxide reductase MsrA, translated to MKNVFSLLGLILSVISVNAQTDKNKVNKMNQENVNSVNSTFPKVGVATFGAGCFWCVEAMFQKLNGVEKVESGYMGGTVKNPTYKQVCTGETGHAEVIHITYNPNIVSYEELLEVFWKVHDPTTLNRQGADVGTQYRSVVFFHDENQQTIAEKLKKDLDSSGAFDAPIVTSIEPAGVFYIAEDYHQDYYNLLGGTNSYCQMVVKPKIEKFKKVFSDKIKH
- a CDS encoding lipoprotein, translating into MKKLILFLSAIIFLASCQKKEYASFQKSQSPTYAVAKKQAVVAPSAEVAVVEEATVSMVAPTETTLSADNSVEVSSLNTEATTAPAISESQAMTFNEKAVSAEFEKLAKLEEYVNAHEGTTIEDVKETELTKDLNLDTNVTNAVAASELPLGIPAFWWGCVLGLLGVLAVYLITDKDKEQTKKALYGCLAWTVLWVVYYFVVLAAVR
- the yidD gene encoding membrane protein insertion efficiency factor YidD, whose translation is MAQSNLIKAQSKEEVNALRGVIQTAQKKTYKEAKGNKNEVQYLFSGLFLFYKTFFSSQDLTVCTFTPSCSEFGILAVKKSGLVMGGIKTMDRLTRCNGLSPEKYEIDYKAKLLIDKP
- a CDS encoding tetratricopeptide repeat protein yields the protein MRNILLILLIIIKFEVMYAQDLYDFENSKKFAEYLAKSGQYDLATREYERLSFMKPTNDTLKASLLSMYRRAGKYDEALSRGKQLYPDLQTMNSWSAIEYGRVLLLKSEFNSAKNFWEANQNLSSPDKIILSATSEILQDNYKNARHILANIKPEEHKLAANYKDLTEQAFSIRRKSPAVAGIMSAIIPGTGRMYVKDWKDGIVSMVFVSTMAFQAYRGFNKNGINSTRGWIYGGIGLGFYLGNIYGSVASAKGYNKKTHLSVRNKIDNLFNTYF
- a CDS encoding tetratricopeptide repeat protein; amino-acid sequence: MRQILLILLILSFSFVYSQDIKQTFDFANELYNKKDYEGASISYRRVIYFDKADQYRKDCYKNIADCLYETQQFEEAADYYELAFFQQKSDSSKAEVIFRKLSCFLILNSFDYAEIELLSLPSNLTPKQAQRKMFYSAVLNFSIEKYDLAKSQFLSLIDSTNKETKEKIEQLFTKNEKINQLSPRKAKIMSMLIPGLGQFYAGDLKNGFNSMVLTVGIATLGIATAVKSTSPFDVLVTAAPWFQRYYMGGYKKAEQIAINEKKRRRSKVYNQILNELSY
- a CDS encoding 3-keto-disaccharide hydrolase, with amino-acid sequence MKKVIILALFACSSFVYGQKDKTVNLFDGKTTNGWHSWHETSVKGWHVMNGILMTHGGSGDLVSDKEYEDFELTFEFKVAPKGNSGIIYKVIETPEAKASYMSGPEYQIIDDKNYPSPIKDVQKTAANYDMQPPADLSVVKPAGEWNKGKIIVKDNHVEHWLNGKKMVEYEYGSTDWQVMVAKSKFASWDFAKAHAKGKIALQDHGDMVSFKSIKIKEL
- a CDS encoding WD40/YVTN/BNR-like repeat-containing protein, with protein sequence MKFLYKIIFCLLLSLTLSTSYSQRVSIQVLQQGVSYSDSSYYDIIPVGDKFWIGGKYGTLKTIDSEGNLNNISYPNLQVDIYKLDYFDKNNLIISGDKGIVYKHNLNSNTWETIKIKGFEKSCFYNLTVVNDSTAYICGGKSAIAHSKKTVPFGFILKTTDKGKTWTQVYKNAFKMVWCVKYNVLDHKVYALMYTPNKTHLFALENEKWERRQKIGNSIFHEIQFENTEDFIAMGGWMGKKGRIHHKNQKLELPHSGLLWGRVTNEKYEIYSACNGQIVLGDKAGNYKVFGEKLNKAFNIYETVFTSPTTAISIGSARTILMLKIIEENPISRISQK